The Drosophila innubila isolate TH190305 chromosome 2L unlocalized genomic scaffold, UK_Dinn_1.0 4_B_2L, whole genome shotgun sequence genome segment CTTTCCTGAAAAATCTCCATGTTGCTTGACAATCATTTTACGCAGTTCTTCCAACTTTTGCTCCAATCTTTTAAAGTAAACATCTGCCCTTTCCTGTGTCAACTTCTCAGGGTCCTCAAGTTTGGTCAGAGATTCAGTTTGATGCTTTGAATCATTGACTTGGCCTTGCAATGCCTTTGTGTGATCTAATACAGGTCTCAAGACCTTGAAACAGTAGCTGCTACAGGTTGTTTCAAGTTGTTTCCATTCTGCACAGCTCTATAAATTGGATAAAAcacattatataattttctagAATATGTGAGTAATAAACTATAAACTCACCGCACTGCTCTGTTGCAATAGGAGCATTACTACTATAAGtagagaaattaaattattcgtGATCACCATATTTTACTCCCtcagaaattgaaaaactaaatGTCGTAGACGAATAAACAGTGTCTTATATACcgaatatttataagtatattttacttatcagcgttaaatattatgtattacatatgtatatttatttggatTTCGATGTGAggctttagatttaaaatcgaagacattaaattgattattaatttctattaaatgaaattgttatatttgGTCTAAGAGCATCAAGCATCGGTGGTTCAGTGGTAGAATGCTCGCCTGCCACGCGGGCGGcccgggttcgattcccggccgatgcaattaatttttttaaattttgttttaacgtttttattatttttatttataatatttttgacagtttttacaaaattcGCTTTGATATTAAGCTCAAAGAtgttattatgttattttttttctgtattttccCAATACTTGccacaaatgttggatcatttataataattttttttttattttttttatttattttttttaattttaatttttttctttacagttcgtaatttatatgtaatattatttgtattttaaatctttaacttaatttttatacttggtaattttttctttgccgactgcttttagtcgtgtataaataaataaattaatatacatataataaacagATGTTTTGACTTATAATTAGCATCGTTCATCTTGTGCATTATTGCGATACCATTAAGGTCATTCTTGGCGTTTCCGCTATGCCAATTCAAGTTGCTAGGCCTTTGTTCTTTATTCATTCACCTAATTCCATTATATCTATCCAATAatcctaatttttattaatttcattcgCTCTTTGTAGTTCATTTATGCTCCTCTCTATCTTTCTATTGTGTGCGTCAATCTTGCCCTGAGTCTGGATTTTAATATTCTCATATTGCGAAACTGTTTTGGGTATTACAGTGCTCAACTTACTTTGATGAGTTTCTAACTCTTTATATTCTCAACCTTGACCAGggaatcaaatttattttagagaTCATCAAATCGCTTGCGATACGATGTTTCGGTTACTTTACTTTGGTTTTCAAGCTCTTGATCCAGCTTTTTGTTCAGCATTTCAAAGTTTCTTTGTAGAAGATATTCTAGATTctcaaatttagttaaaaaatttgaattaattagcAATAAACTCACCGTTTTACGCTCTTGCACTGGGATAATTAGTACTATAAGTAAccaacttaaattattttctctcAGAAATCTGAAAACTGAATGTCGTAGaagaataaaaagtattttaaatacctgatatttaataatatttttgagtaTATAAAACTTATCAGCACTTAATGCTATTTATTATGATGTGGGAATTTGATGAAAGCTTTTAATTATAGacgcaaacaaattttaattaaatttaaattctcatATTTTGACTCTTCCCCCATCTAAGCATCGGTGGTTCAGTGGTAGAATGCTCGCCTGCCACGCGGGCGGcccgggttcgattcccggccgATGCAgacagattttttttatatttttataatttactatCAAAATATCGATCACAATTAATTATCAATTGAATTATGATTATGAatgagattttatttaaattatatttgatttttttatttttaaaatttgacaaaatgatcgattattttaaatgatatttcaAATGACTTCAGATGAATGTGTTTTATGTGTGTTCAAATGCAGCTGATACTCTTTGAAGCTATTGGTCTTGAAGATGCTGGCTGTCTGTCGGTCGGTACAGGAGGCACACTCGTAGATGAACTTGCCGGGATGCTTGCCCGTTTTGATGATGTGTTTTCGCAGGTTGTCAAAAGTGCTACACTGAAAGTTGCAGTGGGGGCACTTGTGAGACTTTTCCCCCGTGTGTCGAAGCATGTGACGCTTCAGCTGACCCTTGATGCGGGCCCTGAAATCGCACTGATCGCAGGCAAATTTTTCGCTCACATGTGATTTGAGGTGTCTGAAAGATATACAGAAAAAACGAGACgatcagcaaaaaaaagaatgcgAACAAGAGGCAGAAGGGGCTGGGTGCAGAGAAAACTGTTAAGTATTCGCACTGCTCAAAGCCATATTTAAAATCTTGTGCTTGATTAGGCGGTAAATTCCAGTGGCGGTTGCTCCACAGCAACGCAGCCAGGCAACTAATTGCTAATTTCGCATTCGAATCGCACGCCCGAAATCAAAATACGAATAAGTTGGCAACTCGCCGCTTCAATTGGCCACAACTTTTTGGATACCAAAAGGACACCAAGTGATCGGTACCGGCAAGAGGTACGGCTGCGGGTGCGGGTTAGGATATGGGTAAGGGTAGAGGATTGGCTACCCGTCTACCCAGATGTAGATCTGTTTTGTAAACAGCATCAAGGCGATCGGTCTGCTTTAGGTCAAGCGGAATGGGCTATACGCTTTATGGAGTCTATGCATaatgtagaaaataaataaaaaaagctttgTAAACTTGGTATGGtctatgaaatttatttgaaggataagaaatatatgtgagaactctttaaattttacttatgatCATACATTAagataatgaaatttcattgaagtttttagtaaaaaatcaCTTTCGAAGTACtcttaaattttgatgcagaattaaatagtatgtcaaataatgatcaaattgacattctgCGAGgtaatcggttaagatttgacaaagttataacagtttaaagttttcgaaaatcaTCCAAGAAGAAATATGTAGAGTGAcggaaataattaaatattccaaTATTAATGCATCATCAAAAAAGAGTACAAATAATGTATGTATACTAATATGCTCAGCTCGCTGCGCTGACATACACGACTGTAGGGTGCACACAGTTACGCGCCTTCAATTACGACCCAATGCCGGAACGGGCTCAGGAGATTCTTCTGGCTGTCGTAGTCGCTGTCGCAATAGCCAGAAGCAAATTCGAGGCCTGCGGCTGACGctcatttgttgctgttgctgttgtgtccACTCCAGTTATCGGCTACTGTCCAAACCGAAGACTCACAATTAATTGCCAATGTTCTGCGTGGCCGCCGGAATTGGAATCTGTGTGAAATCTCAAGCACAACTTTAGCTCCAAGCAAATGGAGAAGAAGAGGAAGTTGAAGAGAGCGACGAAGACAGAGACGTACCTCGGCTCATGCGCACTCGGTAGGCTTAATTAGCGGCAAGTAATGGagccgctgttgttgcagttgcagttgcatatTCGTGCCATGCTGCAAGTTGTAGGAGTTACCTGCCTCCATTCCAACTACTTCTGCCCCTGCTGTGCGTCTCCAAACGTCGCGTCGCATCGCGTCTCTTTGAGCAACCGACAATTCGTCGATCGACCCAAAACGAGGCCGAAACCGAACGCGTTTTAAGTCAGACTTTGAATTCCTCGACAGACCGCACTTTTctcttcttcgtcttctttttattttgatagcTAATTGAAGATCTTGACTGCGAGTTAAGCTCATCAcagttctctttctctctgtgtaatttgtttttttttttttttttttgatttatgcatGACCTTTTTTGCTGATCTTTTAACTGCAGCGCAAACAAACTCTGTTTTAATGAGCTTTACTGTTGGGTTTAAGTTCTGCAACTTTTGGTAATCACTTCTTTTTACAGTCAAgaaaatttaagcttaaatgAAATCTACATATTTAACTAATCAATTTCCTTATAAGCTGGGAGGAATTCAGATAATACTCTCCTTTCGCTACaaagttttgtaatttgtttcaACGTTTCTTCACATTTTATCCAcagttaaaaatgtatgtttgttAGGAATTGTACAGAtaacaaatgttaattttcatatattgaattttcaacCAGCTTCACTTAATCTGTCTCATTTCTGCAAAACCATTGTGGTAATTTTGAATGGTTAGTTAATTATGCCACAGAGCTTTGTACGATTACAACTGATGATtctaatttataattctttcAGTTACTTTTCAGTAAACAATCTTTGTTAAAATATATggaataaatttaagtaagttTGAACAGGCAGATTAAGTAGTTAAACACTCAGCCTAATCAATAGGAGTTAACCTTTAATATGAGCGTATAGCTTCAgaagaatttcaatttttttttatcctcTTTCTCCTCTTCCAACTCTTCTCTCTTCAATTTTATCCCGCACCAGCGCAATAGGATTTGTTAGTATTATTGCCATAGGTTAGACCTCtctttgtacatatatattagttGGACCAATACAATAAATAGTGCAGCATAGAATTGCTTTCCACATGCAACATTGCAATATTCAAATTCTGTGCAagagttgcaacaacaacagcagcgtataaaaaaaagacgaGGCAAATGTTGTCCCCATCAAGGCGATCGGACAAACCGAAAAGACAACTTGCAACTCgattgtgtgtgcttgtgtgtgtgtgtgtgtgttgcagaTTGGACTTGGGGCGGACAGCTGCACAGTGGCAGGCAACGGTGGCAGTGCCATTGCCGGCAATTGGCCCTGAACGAGGCAAGATCGAACGCTGTCGCTGCCCATGCGGAGGAggagttgcaacttgcaacttgcagccGCAACAGGGGCGGcaacagaggcagcagcaCCATCGTCGTAACCGTCGCAGCGCATTGGAAATATTACAAGAATTCAATGCGCATATCAAAGGCGATCGATAAGTCACGATTTTGTAGTACGACTCTTGGCGACTTTGACAACCGCTTTGTGCCCCCGAAACCACTTTGCCTCTGCCCCATTGACTTTGCCAcagccagcagcagctcctttcagtacttgctgttgttgttttcatcaATTTATGCAATTGCCGTTCAAAGTCTGCAATTATGGATGACAtttttgctcttgttgctcctttttttatgtttatttttatttccatttccattggcttgttcgaattttttttttgacttttataccctgtgaagtcgttcaaaatttaaaaaacgagTAACTTATCTTTGTACTTATGTATCTCAAACTTTACACAGTCCATGTTATAAATAACTTTCCAAAGAAACTCAAGATTTTTTGAACCTAAATTACAGAAACTATTATCTCTAATATACTAATTATTTTTCCTAAAAAATTTAGCACATTCGGAAAATAAACACAGAAGTTATTTAAGAGTCAATTTACTAGAGTGCGAAAGAGTCAAAGCGACACTAGCGCCATCTAGCGAGCGTtgagtaaaaattatttatgtgttgACGTGTGTGTATATGCTTTAGCAAATTTTTGAAAGGTCATGTCAAACCAACGTACAGAGTATCGCATAGTCGAGACTGCCCTCgacagattttaaatttgtgtaaaaaaaatccctcgtattattttttgatcaaaGCAATTGTATTTCTTTGGCATGGCCTGATAAGGATTTTGCAGCTTAGTAATAGTACCACAACATAACAACTAAAgtaaaagaaagagagggTGATAGGACAGAAATCGATAGAGAATGCAAACGAGAGAGAAGAGAGGCCTCGAGCTTGTccaagttattttttgttgagaattatgttttataatgcgaaaacttattaaatgcgattacaaatatttcaatatagaCTGTTCGactcaaaataacaaaaattcataacaaatatcaaacaaaaaattaaaagtattaaaaataaagtagaaTAAAAGAAGAATGTCGCACATATTAAAATACGTGTTCATGAAATTATGTAtagataatataatatataaattctgaGAATTCTGAGTGTGATAACAGTTCACATTTGACAtcgattaatttttcaataataagtaacaaataacactaggcaaaacaataatttttgttatgtgTAAGCtgcttatattttgttgttgataacAAAGATGAATAATTTACATGTTTTACAAgtgtatttattatgaattataCATGCATGAATACGTAAAATTTGGGTATATTATCAAGAAATGAAATAATCAATGGAAAATAGCAAGTTAGGAAAATGTTCTTTCAGAAATCATCATggaaaacaaattgcatagatttcatttgatttttcagcaaaaatcaaTATGACTTTCAATTTGGTTTCATAGTGTAATTAAGTATTGtgcttattaaataaaagtacattAATTAAAGTAGAAAACtcagtttttttaaatctttggaGTTGGTCGGTAGACATTAAGTGAATCGCAATgagaaacattttaatttggatTCTAATCTCAGTGATCGTAGTTCAAGCGAGTAAAGAGGTGAGTTTCTCAATCCAATCAATTAAAACATGTATACTGTAATCTTATTTTTCAGAACTGTAAAGAATCGAGTCAACTTGAGTCTAGTTGTGGTAGTTACTGTTTCAAAGTCGTCAGACCTATTTTAGATCATGCGAAGATGTTGCAGAGCCGAGTTGAAAACGATGAGGTTTTCGAGAAAAATGTTGTTCGACAAAGACTGGAACATATCGAAGCACTTCTACATgagtttaatacaaaatttaattcactGGAAAGAACGATTCAACAGCAAGAAGCACAAAGAAACGATATGATCAAAACAGTTAACAAGCTAGCATTTGAGAAGATTGGAtcgaaatattattatattgaacAAAATCAAAGATTGAATTGGTTTGCAGCTGCTCACAAATGCCATGAGTTGGGTGGACATCTGGCAAGTCTACAAAATCTTAATGATCTTGTGGCAGTGAGTGCGAAACTGAAGAATCGTTTCTATTGGATCGATATCAATGATCTTGCAAAGGAGGGTGAATATAATTCGTTGACAACTGGACTTAGGGCCTCATTCCTCAAGTGGTATTGTCCCGATGAGCCCAATAACAAGGATAACAACGAGCATTGCGTTCAGTTGCGAGAGGTAAATAAGGATTACACGATGAATGACGTTCGTTGTGATGAGAcatgtaattttatttgtgaGAGGGAATTCAATTGAATGTTTAATAAAGTAACGAAATAgaattcaatttcagttgaacattttatttgcactcTGCCGGCAACTGATAAcgcaatgaaataaaatatttatagtatattcAAATATGTTCTACTTATCATCATTTGTAATCACAGAATTAtgaatgttttcaattttgtacCCTATAATGAAGTGAAACTTAAGAAATGCATATCGatgtatattttgaatatacatttttagcaAATTGAACAATATGAAAAAAACTTTGGTTAATATACGTAAAATTTAGATTCAACAGTAGTTTTGCACACagaataatttatgttaagaAGTCCTAAAAGTTCAGAGTTTGATAAAAATCTtttagaatgaatttaaagtaaaGATCTTTTTGTCGaccttaaattgttttaatttattgatacgACTTTTTTAATTGGTGATAGACATTCTGaataatattattcaaatattggTGGTTCTCAAAACTTACCTCTTTAAGTGCTGCTCACTTTTGCCCACGTACTTGCAGTTTTCGTGTAAACACTTGTGACTGCCCTCGGCATGGGAGAGCAGGTGGGTCTTGAGAGCTTCCGGAGTAAGGCCTGCATAGTGACAGTCCTCAAAATGACAGCGAAAACGACGTACCACCTCAGTGTGAAGCATTTCATGTTGTTTCAAGGAGAATCTAAAATTGGGAAAATtggtaaatgaaaattaaaagagaTTAAGGAAGCTGAAGAAGGCTCACGAATAGTTGTGTGACATTGTACATCACaatgttcaaatttattttattttttgtttttatattgcattttatttgaaaattttttaattacattaaatcaaagcaaaagtAATTCGCACCAGAGTCACGTCTCATTGAGAGGCACGTTCTATGGAGACACGAACATGAACCGACCTAggccatgtccatgtccatgtccatttccatgtccgtgtccgtgtccgtgtccgtgtccatTCAAAAAAGGTTCGTTCCGAGTTGTCGGCCCACAATCCAAATGGAAACTCGTAGGCAAAACTTTTGTGCACATCAATTACAGATGCTAATTAATCGAAACAGCTGAGAGTCGTCGACGTTGTCTAAGGCCAACGTTGACTTTAAATTAGTCGGACACTTGGGGTTTGTATTTGCATTAGTTGAAGTAGACTCCAAATTGAACAGCTCACATCTCAAAAGATTTAAAAGAACAATTGAATGTCTGGTACATGtaaaagaaatgttttttttttatgtactttaTTGAACTGTTATCGATTTTATACAAAGTGCAaagtaattgaaatgaataaaaataaatgaagtaAGTCAAGTTGAGGATAGTATGAAATGTCACTCACATTGCATTGCCTAAAACTCAGGCAATAAAGTTAAATCACTGTCAtggctaattttttttataactttaagaatttttacgaaataaattataatattattgtgaGTTAAGAAACCATGCTGAAAATGACttaaataatgcaattttctCCAAGATCACTTTTGTTGCtattcaatgtttttttttattactcttACTACTGTTAAtaacatcaaatttaaaaaatattgggaGAGTGAAACGAATTTAACTAGAATTAGTATTGATCACCTCCTTGGTCACTTTCTGGGGGAAAAATTCGAGGGATGTATATTTTCTCAATGttgactttatttttcaattaagagAAAAAATGTCGTCTGTTATCATTACATCTAACCTTTGACTATTTAGTGaactaataatttttttcagtgtagacaCTATAGTTTTGTTTAATGCTTAATGAACAACAACTAACGTTcgcattaatattaaaagagtTAATTTCCGTTGCTCATTTGGAATTTATGCGACGTTGGCTCTAGAAAAAGATTCTTCTTAATAATGCGCGACATTAACAAAGTTTCAATCCTTAATCTAAATTCCTCTTAACGTCGACAAAACTATAGATGGCATACGTCCGGGGAGATGCCGaagagcaagaagaagaagaagaagaagagagagaagaagcagaagtagAAGATACGTGATACGGCATAGTGTGCTCAATGGGCGGTGGGCGGCAATGGGCGGGGACACGATGGTGCTGGAGACATTGTCATGCATTTCTAATGATGCCGTCGCGttggcggcaacaacaacaacaacaacgagagcaacaacaacaacgctaGCGTTGATATGTGAAATGTCACTTTGTATGGAGTTTGAATAGCAACGACaatgacgacgacaacgacaacagacAGGATGATGATGGGCGTGGCAGGTGGCAAGTTGCAAAGCGGAGATGTGGACAGCAAGTCGATGCTGCTGCCGTTTGAGACTTGACAAAAGGATGCCATTTCACCTGCAGGAGATTGCCGtgaattgttgctgttgttgttcatgttgctgttgctgttgccgttgatgTTGGCGGCGTGCACAGGGATAATGGCGCCGACGGCAACAACATAATGCTCCAATGAAAGCAAAGCGAATtagatgcaacaacaacaacaacaacaacaacaataacagcaacaacaaaattatctTTCGCTCTGTTCGTTCGTTGCAGGCTTGTATTTTCAGTTATaacattaacttttatttcctCAACTGCAGTTTGCACCACCTCTATTTTCCTTTCCCATTCTCTTGATACTTTTCAGTTCTTTCTACAGCTAAAAACCAAAACTTCTGCAGCTTTAACTGTCTCGTCTTGCTAATTCGCATCTCTCTTATAAATGTCAGCTACTTATTTTCATTCTGAAATTCCAAAAGACATTAGCGTAAATTGAACGGATTCATAATAGCATGGaattattatattctatttCCCTATTCTAAGAGAAAAGCTCAGGTTTTTTAGCTAATTCTCctcttataaaataaattttaaaatgctttccTATACCTTTATATTTGAAACTAATCATTACTAAAGTACTTTCTATTAATCTTTCTATCATATTAAAAAGATATTCCTATCACGATATATTTCGTATTAATTAACTTATTATTgagagttttaaatttaagttgccCATTTTCTATCCAGGATATCTATTTTCAGAAATCAATGAAACACgtgtttaataatatttggaataaaattttgaagtaAATTTGAAGCAGAGCGcatgaaattttttacaatttcgcTTTAAGGTTTACTTACGAAATTTTAAGCTGATATTAGAAGATATAAGACGaagaaataaacataaattatggAATTATGAAGAGCTCTACATAGACCGAACATTGATTAAAGTTTCGTTCATttctgtaaatttttaaaatcaaatgtgtGAAATCTACTAAATCTATACTTAAATGCAATTCGGAGTAAATAGATGTGTGTAAGTTGAAGCATTTAAAATCTAAACACGCCCCGCAAGCAAAGTGCCGCCTTTCAATGCAAACTAGGAGGAGAATAAAGTCGCGGATTAGGATGAGGATGTGGATggggatgcggatgcggatgcagaTGGTGGTATCGAGGTGGTACCGATGTGACTTCGTTGCGATTAGTTGACGAAACGTTTCACGCCTGGCGACGAAAACTTTGCCCTTTTGTTCCTGCAGCCAGTGGCACAGAGGCTAAGGGGTTCGAGGGGGGCTGGGGTAGTGACTTTCTCCCCCTGAAGGTGTCGCTGGCTTCAAAGACGAGCAGCAGTCCACAGAAATCAGCAAAGGCAGCAGCTGTACGCGGCAAAGAAGCTGTTTGGCTTTCGGCTGGCGGTGTTGTGTCAACTTTTGCACGCCATCCATTAGCAGGCGAAGAGAGGAAGGTGTTGGCGATGGAGAATGGCGAGAGGGAGTGGAAGAGAAAGCGGGTGGAAGACACAGAAAAAGGAGATGCTGGCGGAAGCCCAAGACGCTGAGCAAACATGTCGCGGGTGCGGCAGGTGCAGGTGCAAATGTATCCTGCTGCTCATTGTCAGCTGCGTCTCTTTCTTCACTCCTACTCCCGTCTCTCTCCActctctgtgtctctctctTGGAGCTGTCTTAGACAATCGCATGTGTAGTTT includes the following:
- the LOC117780976 gene encoding C-type lectin 37Db-like, producing the protein MRNILIWILISVIVVQASKENCKESSQLESSCGSYCFKVVRPILDHAKMLQSRVENDEVFEKNVVRQRLEHIEALLHEFNTKFNSLERTIQQQEAQRNDMIKTVNKLAFEKIGSKYYYIEQNQRLNWFAAAHKCHELGGHLASLQNLNDLVAVSAKLKNRFYWIDINDLAKEGEYNSLTTGLRASFLKWYCPDEPNNKDNNEHCVQLREVNKDYTMNDVRCDETCNFICEREFN